Proteins encoded within one genomic window of Humulus lupulus chromosome 1, drHumLupu1.1, whole genome shotgun sequence:
- the LOC133830258 gene encoding uncharacterized protein LOC133830258, which yields MHRIHLEENAKTSRECQRRLNPNMKEVVREEVIKLLDVGIIYPISDSQWVKNAFVFDNNCHVAFEKLKNLLTTAPIIRPPDWKLPFEIMCDASDYAIGAVLGQRLEKIPHVIYYAKFDLEIHDKKGSENVVADHLSRLVVETIHDSTPITETFPDEQLMHVSSLPWYADIVNYLVTKEIPSHWSKHDKSKFYSEVKNFIWDDPYLFKYCPDQIIRRCIPNCDQSKIISFCHDHACGGHFSVDYVSKWVEAIACHTNDHKVVLRFLKENIFSRFGSPRAIISDNGTHFCNRPFEHLMKQYGITHKVSTPYHPQTSGQVEVSNREVKHILEKTVNVFPHGAIEIENPKNGDIFKVNGQKLKPFLELKTDEVDEILLEDPVYHAL from the exons atgcatagaatccatctagaagagaatgctaaaacctctcgggaatgtcaaagaaggctaaatccaaatatgaaagaagtagttagagaagaggtcataaaattgttagacgtaggtatcatttaccctatttctgatagtcaatgggtta aaaatgcttttgtctttgataataattgccatgttgcctttgaaaaattaaaaaatttgttgactactgcacccattattcgacctcctgattggaaactaccttttgaaataatgtgtgatgcttctgattatgctataggtgctgtcttaggacaaagacttgaaaaaatacctcatgtaatttactatgcta aatttgacttagaaatacatgataaaaaaggatctgaaaatgttgttgctgatcatttatctagactagttgttgaaactatacatgattccacccctatcactgaaacttttcctgatgaacaattgatgcatgtttcttccttgccttggtatgctgatattgttaattatttggtcactaaagaaataccatctcattggtctaagcatgataaatctaaattttattctgaggtgaaaaactttatttgggatgatccttacttgtttaaatactgccctgatcaaataattagaagatgcattccaaactgtgatcaatctaaaatcatatctttctgtcatgatcatgcatgtggaggacattttagtg tcgattatgtgtctaaatgggttgaagctattgcatgccacactaatgaccacaaagttgtgcttcgttttttgaaagaaaatatattttctcgttttggttcaccacgtgctataattagtgataacggtacacacttttgtaataggccatttgaacatttgatgaaacaatatggcattacgcataaagtctcaacaccatatcacccacaaactagtggtcaagttgaagtgtctaatagggaagttaagcacattttagaaaaaactgtgaa tgtttttccacatggagctattgaaattgaaaatcctaaaaatggtgatatatttaaagttaatggacaaaaattaaaaccatttttagaattaaaaactgatgaagtggatgagatactccttgaggaccctgtttaccatgctctttga